From the genome of Lutzomyia longipalpis isolate SR_M1_2022 chromosome 2, ASM2433408v1, one region includes:
- the LOC129790557 gene encoding skin secretory protein xP2-like, translated as MKTIYCICALLLVSTVRAGETEEKKATKKAEPLEKKLDKRGLLNLGYGYGINGLDLGYIGSGHGLGGAYHGGFSHGGGYSHGGYSHGGYGGYSLGHSGYSLGHSGYSGGHNSFLLGGHTDVTKTVTLVKGVPVPHVVEKHVPVVHEKHVPVPVKVPVPQPYEVVKHVPVHVKEYVKVPVHVPQPYPVEKKVPYPVHVPVDRPYPVKVLVPQPYPVEKHIPYPVKVPVPQPYEVLRHVPVPVKVEVPVPAPYPVERKVPVPVKVPVDRPYPVHVPQPYPVHVEKPVPYIVEKPAPYPVHVPVDRPVPVVHEKHVPVPVKVPVPQPYAVEKHIPYPVEKHVPYPVKVPVDRPVPVIHEKHVPVIHEKPVPVPVKVPVHVHTDVHHVHDVHHHDLHQDVHHHDLHQDYHDGSYTSFSGLGGEYSYHH; from the exons ATGAAAACAATA TATTGTATTTGCGCCCTTCTCCTGGTGTCGACGGTTCGCGCCGGAGAGACAGAGGAAAAGAAGGCGACAAAGAAGGCTGAACCCCTTGAGAAGAAGCTCGACAAGCGTGGTCTTCTCAATTTGGGGTATGGGTATGGAATTAATGGGCTCGATTTGGGCTACATTGGCAGTGGTCACGGATTGGGTGGAGCCTACCACGGTGGCTTCTCTCACGGTGGTGGATACTCCCATGGGGGATACTCTCATGGTGGCTATGGAGGATACTCTCTGGGACACAGTGGTTATTCCCTGGGTCACAGTGGATACAGTGGTGGACACAACAGCTTCCTTCTGGGAGGACACACAG ATGTTACCAAGACCGTAACACTCGTTAAGGGTGTCCCAGTGCCACATGTTGTTGAGAAGCACGTTCCAGTTGTCCACGAGAAGCACGTCCCAGTGCCCGTGAAGGTTCCCGTGCCACAACCCTATGAGGTCGTCAAGCATGTCCCCGTGCACGTTAAGGAGTACGTCAAGGTGCCCGTTCATGTGCCCCAACCCTACCCAGTGGAGAAGAAGGTCCCATACCCAGTTCATGTGCCCGTCGATCGCCCATACCCCGTCAAGGTTCTCGTTCCACAACCCTACCCCGTGGAGAAGCACATCCCATACCCCGTGAAAGTTCCCGTACCCCAACCCTATGAAGTTTTGCGTCATGTCCCAGTGCCTGTGAAAGTTGAGGTTCCTGTGCCAGCTCCATACCCAGTTGAACGTAAAGTTCCCGTCCCCGTGAAGGTGCCCGTTGATCGTCCATACCCCGTGCACGTACCCCAACCCTACCCAGTGCACGTTGAGAAACCCGTTCCATACATTGTGGAGAAACCCGCTCCCTACCCAGTCCATGTTCCCGTCGATCGTCCCGTGCCCGTTGTGCACGAGAAGCACGTCCCTGTGCCCGTGAAGGTGCCCGTTCCCCAGCCCTATGCTGTGGAGAAGCACATCCCATACCCAGTTGAGAAGCACGTGCCCTACCCCGTTAAGGTGCCCGTCGATCGTCCCGTACCTGTGATCCATGAGAAGCACGTCCCCGTGATCCATGAGAAACCCGTCCCAGTCCCCGTAAAGGTCCCCGTGCACGTGCACACAGATGTCCATCATGTCCATGATGTCCATCATCACGATCTCCACCAAGATGTGCACCATCACGATCTCCACCAGGATTACCATGATGGTAGCTACACGAGCTTCAGCGGTTTGGGTGGAGAATACTCCTACCACCACTAA